The Methylomonas montana genome has a window encoding:
- a CDS encoding HAD-IB family phosphatase — protein sequence MSFDVICFDCDSTLSRVEGIDELARRHGLFEQVAALTEAAMNGELALEAVYANRLELIKPDKAAIEWLAELYIAEMVEGVSETIQTLQANQKLIHIISGGLRQAILPLAEQLGIPEDHVHAVDVLFDEDGNYQDFARHSPLAVSGGKARICRRLRMHHSSLVMIGDGKTDLEAKLAGAYMIGFGGVVRRPLVEEQADHYVADASLAAILPLVL from the coding sequence ATGAGTTTTGATGTTATTTGTTTTGATTGCGACAGCACATTGAGCCGGGTCGAGGGTATAGACGAACTGGCCCGTCGCCACGGTTTGTTCGAACAAGTGGCGGCATTGACCGAGGCGGCGATGAACGGCGAGCTGGCGCTGGAAGCCGTTTATGCCAACCGGCTGGAGTTGATCAAGCCGGATAAGGCGGCGATAGAGTGGCTGGCGGAGTTGTATATCGCCGAAATGGTCGAAGGCGTCAGCGAAACCATTCAGACCTTGCAGGCCAATCAGAAGCTGATTCATATCATCAGCGGCGGCTTGCGTCAGGCAATTTTGCCTTTGGCCGAGCAGCTGGGGATTCCGGAAGATCATGTGCATGCGGTCGATGTGCTATTCGATGAGGATGGCAATTATCAGGATTTCGCCAGGCATTCGCCTTTGGCCGTCAGCGGCGGCAAGGCGCGGATTTGCCGACGGCTGAGAATGCATCATTCGTCCTTGGTGATGATAGGCGACGGCAAGACCGATCTGGAAGCCAAATTGGCCGGCGCGTATATGATCGGTTTCGGCGGCGTCGTGCGCCGGCCCTTGGTTGAGGAGCAGGCCGACCACTATGTCGCGGACGCTTCGCTGGCGGCGATATTACCGCTGGTATTGTAA
- a CDS encoding type I restriction endonuclease subunit R, whose protein sequence is MISEDQLEQLCLDWFRNIGYDYINGYDIAPDGEYPERVDYRQVVLFDRLLSQLQKINPHIPLDVLERVSQQIAKPESPVLIKSNHVFHRLLLEGVKVDFKIDGEEKTDYVALLDFAMVSNNQFLVVNQYTIAGSKGHRRPDVLVFVNGLPLAVLELKNPVDQNADIWAAYQQLQTYKDEISDLFIFNAALVVSDGLHARVGSLTANKERFLPWRTVANEDDKPLFEYRLETLVKGFFQPALFLDYLHYFILFEQDDGQLIKKIAGYHQFHAVREAVKATVIAAQQIDDRSAEPRADYAQRVVPGSGKAGVVWHTQGSGKSISMVCYASKLLAQPEMNNPTIVVVTDRNDLDGQLFNTFSMAVETLKQTPVQAGDRDDLREMLAARQAGGIIFTTIQKFALLADETSHPVLSNRHNIVVISDEAHRSQYGDKAKLNAKTGQYSFGYSKHLRDALPSASFIGFTGTPIAAQDKDTRAVFGDYVSIYDIQDAVDDGATVPIYYESRLAKLDINTADIEALNAEVDEVIEDEEDIASRESTKSQWAALEKLVGSAPRVAQVANDLVSHFETRIASMPGKAMIVCMSRDICVELYNAIVALKPEWHDADPNKGAIKIVMTGSASDHAKLQPHIYSKTTKKLFEKRFKDINDPLQLVIVRDMWLTGFDAPCCHTMYIDKPMKGHNLMQAIARVNRVFKDKPGGLVVDYIGIASELKQALKTYTDSKGKGAPTLDTHEAYAVLLEKMDIVHGMMQGFDYSAFETKALQLLPGAMNHILSLQGRSGELDGKKRFLDVMTALNSAYTLCSTLDEAEPLKKEIAFLGAVKSAISKFTSVDKRRTDEEKNSALKQIIDNAIVANGVDDIFSLVGLDKPNIGLLSPEFMDDVARLKEKNLAVDLLERLLRDEVKARMKTDVVSEKKYSERILESLRKYHNRAIETAQVIEELIAIAKDMQADLAQAEKLGLNPDEIAFYRALIQNESAVRELGDNNLRELAKEITEQLRKSTTVDWAKRDSVRARLGNLVRRALRKWKYPPDKADEAVELCLKQAEVLSEAWSAG, encoded by the coding sequence ATGATCTCGGAAGACCAACTGGAACAACTCTGCCTCGACTGGTTTAGGAACATTGGCTATGACTACATCAATGGTTATGACATTGCGCCTGATGGCGAATATCCTGAGCGTGTCGATTATCGCCAAGTAGTGCTATTTGACCGTTTACTCAGCCAGCTGCAAAAAATCAACCCGCATATTCCGCTCGACGTACTAGAGCGTGTATCACAGCAAATCGCCAAGCCGGAATCTCCGGTTTTAATCAAAAGCAACCATGTGTTTCATCGCTTGTTATTAGAAGGCGTGAAGGTTGATTTTAAAATCGACGGCGAAGAGAAAACCGATTATGTGGCCTTGCTGGATTTTGCTATGGTCAGCAATAACCAGTTCTTGGTGGTGAATCAATACACGATTGCTGGCAGCAAAGGCCATCGTCGCCCGGATGTGTTGGTGTTTGTGAATGGCTTGCCGTTGGCTGTGTTGGAGCTGAAAAATCCGGTTGATCAAAATGCCGATATTTGGGCGGCTTATCAGCAGTTGCAAACTTATAAGGATGAAATCAGCGATTTATTCATCTTTAACGCGGCATTGGTAGTCAGTGATGGTTTGCATGCGCGGGTGGGTTCGCTCACCGCTAATAAAGAACGCTTTTTGCCGTGGCGCACGGTGGCCAATGAAGACGATAAGCCGCTGTTTGAATACCGTCTGGAAACCTTGGTGAAGGGCTTTTTTCAGCCGGCATTGTTTTTAGATTATCTGCATTACTTTATTTTGTTTGAGCAGGACGACGGCCAGCTGATTAAAAAGATTGCCGGGTACCATCAGTTTCATGCAGTGCGGGAAGCGGTGAAAGCCACGGTGATCGCTGCGCAACAGATAGACGACCGTTCTGCCGAACCCCGCGCCGATTACGCGCAGCGGGTGGTGCCGGGATCGGGTAAGGCGGGGGTGGTGTGGCATACCCAGGGTTCGGGCAAGTCGATTTCGATGGTGTGTTACGCCAGCAAGTTATTGGCGCAGCCGGAAATGAATAATCCCACCATCGTGGTGGTGACCGATAGAAACGATCTGGACGGTCAGCTGTTTAATACCTTTAGCATGGCGGTGGAAACCCTGAAACAAACCCCGGTGCAGGCCGGTGATCGCGACGATTTGCGCGAGATGCTGGCGGCGCGGCAAGCGGGCGGGATTATTTTTACCACCATCCAAAAATTTGCGTTGCTGGCCGATGAAACCAGTCATCCGGTATTAAGCAATCGCCATAATATCGTGGTGATTAGCGATGAAGCGCACCGCAGCCAGTATGGCGATAAAGCCAAGTTAAATGCCAAAACCGGGCAATATAGCTTTGGTTATTCCAAGCATTTGCGCGATGCCTTGCCCAGCGCCAGTTTTATTGGCTTTACCGGCACGCCGATTGCCGCGCAGGATAAAGATACGCGGGCGGTGTTTGGCGATTATGTCTCTATCTACGATATTCAGGATGCGGTGGATGACGGCGCGACGGTGCCGATTTATTATGAATCGCGCTTGGCTAAGCTGGATATAAACACGGCAGACATCGAAGCCTTGAATGCGGAAGTGGACGAGGTCATTGAAGACGAAGAAGACATCGCCAGCCGCGAAAGCACCAAATCACAATGGGCGGCCTTGGAAAAGCTGGTGGGCAGTGCGCCGCGTGTGGCGCAAGTCGCTAACGATTTGGTCAGCCATTTTGAAACCCGCATTGCCAGCATGCCGGGCAAAGCCATGATCGTGTGCATGAGCCGCGATATTTGTGTGGAGCTGTACAACGCCATTGTGGCGCTTAAGCCTGAATGGCACGATGCCGACCCCAACAAAGGCGCGATTAAAATTGTGATGACCGGCTCGGCCTCTGACCATGCCAAGCTTCAGCCGCATATTTATAGCAAGACCACTAAAAAGCTGTTTGAAAAACGCTTTAAAGACATTAACGATCCGCTGCAATTGGTGATTGTGCGCGATATGTGGCTGACGGGTTTTGATGCGCCTTGTTGCCATACCATGTATATCGACAAGCCAATGAAAGGCCATAACCTGATGCAGGCCATTGCGCGAGTGAATCGGGTATTTAAAGATAAGCCCGGCGGCTTGGTGGTGGATTATATCGGCATTGCCAGCGAGCTGAAGCAGGCGCTGAAAACCTATACCGATTCCAAAGGCAAAGGCGCGCCCACGCTGGATACGCACGAGGCGTATGCGGTGCTGTTGGAAAAAATGGATATTGTGCATGGCATGATGCAGGGCTTTGATTACAGCGCGTTTGAAACCAAGGCTTTGCAGTTATTGCCGGGCGCAATGAATCATATTTTAAGTTTGCAAGGCCGCAGTGGTGAGTTGGACGGCAAAAAGCGCTTTTTAGACGTGATGACGGCGCTGAACAGTGCTTACACCTTATGTTCTACCTTGGATGAAGCCGAACCGCTGAAAAAAGAAATTGCGTTTTTAGGGGCAGTGAAAAGTGCGATTAGCAAATTTACCTCGGTGGATAAGCGCCGCACCGATGAGGAGAAAAACTCTGCCCTGAAACAGATTATTGATAACGCCATTGTTGCCAATGGCGTAGACGATATTTTTAGTTTGGTGGGCTTGGATAAACCCAATATTGGCTTGCTCTCGCCTGAGTTTATGGATGATGTGGCGCGGCTGAAAGAGAAAAATCTGGCGGTGGATTTATTAGAGCGTTTGCTGCGCGATGAAGTGAAAGCGCGCATGAAAACCGATGTGGTGTCGGAGAAAAAATATTCTGAGCGTATTCTGGAATCTTTGCGCAAATACCACAACCGCGCCATCGAAACCGCTCAGGTGATTGAAGAGCTAATTGCCATTGCCAAAGACATGCAGGCGGATTTGGCGCAAGCGGAAAAACTGGGTTTAAATCCGGACGAAATCGCCTTTTATCGAGCGTTAATTCAGAATGAGTCTGCGGTGCGTGAATTGGGGGATAACAATCTGCGTGAGCTTGCTAAAGAGATTACCGAGCAATTGCGTAAAAGCACCACTGTTGATTGGGCAAAGCGGGATAGTGTGCGGGCGAGGTTGGGTAATCTAGTCAGGCGCGCACTGCGTAAATGGAAGTATCCACCCGATAAAGCTGATGAAGCTGTAGAACTGTGTTTAAAACAAGCTGAGGTGCTGAGTGAGGCTTGGAGTGCGGGCTAA
- a CDS encoding TlpA disulfide reductase family protein — MRIKSALGVLSAICLLGVIAWWLTYTKSLAPNAVFTTLKGEQLAIADLKGKPVLITFWATDCPSCIEEIPDLIALHEQFKDRGLQIVAVAMPYDPPSRVQTLSKERQLPYAVALDIDGRHVRAFGNVQLTPTTFLIDRQGAIAMHKVGKFDVKDLSAHLAQL; from the coding sequence ATGAGAATAAAATCGGCGCTTGGCGTCCTTTCGGCCATTTGCTTGCTAGGCGTCATCGCCTGGTGGCTGACCTACACGAAAAGCCTAGCCCCCAATGCCGTCTTCACCACCTTAAAAGGCGAACAGCTCGCCATTGCCGACTTGAAAGGCAAACCGGTACTAATCACTTTTTGGGCGACGGATTGTCCCAGCTGCATCGAGGAAATACCGGATTTAATCGCTCTGCATGAGCAATTCAAGGATCGCGGCTTGCAAATCGTCGCGGTGGCGATGCCCTACGACCCGCCCAGCCGCGTGCAAACGCTAAGCAAGGAAAGACAGTTGCCGTACGCGGTCGCGCTGGATATCGACGGCCGCCATGTCCGAGCCTTCGGCAATGTGCAACTGACGCCGACCACTTTTTTGATCGACCGCCAGGGCGCCATCGCGATGCACAAAGTCGGCAAATTCGATGTTAAAGACTTAAGCGCGCATCTGGCACAGTTATAA
- the serA gene encoding phosphoglycerate dehydrogenase — protein MKKILISDKLAEDGINFLNAQEGIQIHIQTGLNEDALCEIIPEYDALLIRSDTQVTARVLKAATRLKVVGRAGIGVDNVDLNAATEQGIIVMNTPDANATTTAELAIAHMFSLSRNLPIANQSVREGKWERSKLMGAEIAHKTLAVLGFGTIGRIVAQRGNGLGMRVIAYDPFVAPDIFTKHGAEMVDLDTLVKQADYLTLHCPLLEKTKNIIGRAQLAVMKKSARLINCARGGLVDETALFDALKEGRIAGAALDVYENEPPKDSPLLTLDNVVFTPHLGASTKEAQVAVSVEIARQAVKYLQTGEAVNALNLPRLSAEELKNAQPFMNLANILGKVLVGLIDKPIEKLEVAVFGKAARVKIRPISAEAMVGLLGGQFSTPVNRVNVENIAKRQGITLIESQTDESEGYQSLIKITGHCGDKSVSLAGTLLGDQHPRLVSINQFEIEVVPEGALLITRHDDKPGVIAAISSILGAANINITRMQVSIADEHQLAMMVISVSNPLNEQVLKSVCEVPAVHTARQIAL, from the coding sequence ATGAAAAAGATACTGATTTCAGACAAGCTCGCGGAAGATGGCATTAATTTCTTAAATGCACAGGAAGGCATACAGATACATATTCAAACCGGTCTGAATGAAGATGCGCTGTGTGAGATTATCCCGGAATACGATGCCTTGCTGATTCGCAGCGATACTCAGGTGACTGCGCGGGTATTAAAAGCGGCGACGCGTCTGAAAGTGGTCGGCCGCGCCGGCATCGGGGTGGATAACGTCGATTTAAATGCTGCCACCGAGCAAGGCATCATCGTGATGAACACCCCGGACGCCAATGCGACGACGACGGCGGAATTGGCGATTGCCCATATGTTTTCCTTGAGCCGCAATCTGCCGATCGCCAACCAGTCGGTGAGAGAAGGCAAATGGGAGCGCTCCAAGTTGATGGGTGCCGAAATTGCCCATAAGACCTTGGCGGTGCTGGGCTTCGGCACCATAGGCCGGATCGTCGCGCAACGCGGCAACGGCTTGGGCATGCGGGTCATCGCTTACGATCCGTTCGTGGCGCCCGACATTTTTACCAAGCACGGCGCGGAAATGGTTGATCTGGATACTTTGGTCAAACAAGCCGACTATCTGACCCTGCATTGCCCTTTACTGGAAAAAACTAAAAACATCATCGGCCGCGCGCAGTTGGCGGTGATGAAAAAATCGGCGCGCTTGATTAACTGCGCACGCGGCGGCTTGGTCGATGAAACGGCTTTGTTCGACGCCTTGAAAGAAGGCCGTATCGCCGGCGCGGCGCTGGATGTATACGAAAACGAGCCGCCCAAGGATTCGCCGTTGTTGACGCTGGATAATGTGGTGTTTACGCCGCATTTAGGTGCTTCGACCAAGGAGGCGCAAGTGGCGGTCAGCGTGGAGATTGCCCGGCAGGCGGTTAAATATTTGCAGACCGGCGAAGCGGTCAATGCCTTGAATCTGCCCAGATTGTCGGCCGAAGAGTTGAAAAACGCCCAGCCGTTTATGAATCTTGCCAATATTCTCGGCAAGGTGCTGGTCGGCTTGATCGATAAGCCGATCGAAAAGCTGGAAGTGGCGGTGTTTGGTAAGGCTGCGCGGGTCAAAATCCGGCCGATCTCGGCCGAAGCGATGGTGGGTTTACTGGGTGGGCAGTTTTCCACGCCGGTCAATCGGGTGAATGTCGAGAATATTGCCAAGCGCCAGGGTATTACCTTGATCGAGTCGCAGACCGATGAATCCGAAGGCTATCAGTCCTTGATCAAGATCACCGGACATTGCGGCGACAAATCGGTGTCCCTGGCCGGCACCTTGTTGGGCGACCAGCACCCGCGTCTGGTCAGTATCAATCAATTCGAAATCGAAGTGGTACCGGAAGGCGCGTTATTGATTACGCGTCATGACGACAAGCCGGGCGTGATCGCCGCGATCAGTTCGATCCTGGGCGCCGCCAATATCAATATTACCCGGATGCAGGTCAGTATTGCCGACGAGCACCAGTTGGCAATGATGGTGATCAGTGTGTCCAATCCTTTAAACGAACAGGTGTTGAAGTCGGTTTGCGAAGTGCCGGCGGTACATACGGCGAGGCAAATTGCTTTATGA
- a CDS encoding RecQ family ATP-dependent DNA helicase, which translates to MAHQTDRTRAKCLCIDIETARQDSLKLREIGAYRPDTDVRLRVSGKAPDLVKKLDQISEGAAFVLGHNVIAFDQPALSALHPDLALHRLPLVDTLELSPVAFPQNPYHRLVKDYKLCTTTRNDPVRDAELAYELFLDQADALRQRVAEHPDEALCLHFLLAPENGKGVANFFATLRAALRPSLSDAQAAWQRATGGKVCRAGQQLVVNDFLPEPAWHKSLAYVLAWLRVAGGNSVLPPWVSLSFPKTRELIATLRDVPCGDAECEWCREQHDLSQLLPRYFPGITQFRPTPTSEDGGSLQQAIVEHGFAGTPTLAILPTGGGKSLCYQLPALARFYRNGSLTVIISPLQSLMKDQVDNLEARGITCAGYINSLLNPMERQLMLDKLRLGDLGLIFVAPEQFRSSAFGKALMHREVGAWVFDEAHCLSKWGHDFRPDYLYVSRFIKTRQKDKPSPVFCFTATAKPDVVQDIVEHFRKRLGIRLACLTGGVSRENLLYEVHAVPAQAKYPEVLRLLEQSLRDEGGAIVFCARQKTVEEMAEFLKQAGLDCGYFHGGMQPEQKRQVQEAFIAGELRVIAATNAFGMGVDKADVRLVIHLDTPGSLENYLQEAGRAGRDQDPARCVLLYDDTDLDVQFRLLRNSRLTQHDISAILKALRSIERKDRSEGSVVVTSGEILLEIPDKHGIDPDAADADTKVRIAVAWLEEARLLERQENHTRVFPGSLQVASIDEARVLLQKKLEPNADIEPYIVLLSQLFYSEDDEGISTDDLMLATGRNSHEVQSMLRELDRFKLVSNDTEIGVTLYRDPDTVDRLEDLRKLEDALIASLREEAPDADREQWQILNVRRLCDTLRREAGVELTPDKLTRLMKSFAEAFGDNTSLRGFFALRPAGQDNRYLKLLRSWQKIDDIRCKRMRLAQALLNYFLVQRQGNNLLVTCKQGDLEAALRVDLTLQDLDVRDWNVALAAALIYLDSNEVLHLARGKAVFRAAMSIQLNAEARRRQFKKSDYAELALHYKDKIIQVHVMAEYARLALGKIQAAMAFIVDYFAMDRHEFVRRYFAGRQDILEMATTEAAHRRILSDLQNPEQQAIVAAPPEGSQLVLAGPGSGKTRVIVHRVAWLLRECMVLPEDIMVLSYNRSAAVEIRKRLWALIGADAVGVTVQTLHSLAMRLTGTSYAVAAEHGETVDFSAVIKNATTLLKQAEQGDDIGPGIQRDRLLSGLRYLLVDEYQDINAEHYELISALAGRAINSEDDKLSLLAVGDDDQNIYAFGGANVRFIKQFTEDYQARTFYLIENYRSTAHIIHCANRVIAPARERMKTQQTIQINYARRDAADGGEFAKLDSLTQGRVHILETPAPLYGEVELALAELIRLNRLANAGQTSHWGRFAVIARHWETLEPMAELCRLQGIPVRLMRDKYLLNLYSTREGYGLLALLNKQGRKSRKPRLLLRWGTLSRWFKRRYRQKVDDPIEHPYRAMLAQFISASESIAPGCQQVVSNLVEALYEFDSGSQIGENDSRHAPLLLLTAHRAKGLEFDHVLILDGGGWQQTRDEERRLFYVAMTRARKTLTLSTRSGGRHAFVRDCEALCVKTQPQATREFQALGQRTWLADLGQVVLSWPGYFAPDKAIHRAIAQLEVGCELILRTRSDGQTGWELADKNGVAVTRMALAFTPPPGNIVAVRVAAIAVWHRKSGDDEKLRCEHWEVVLPEISYMPR; encoded by the coding sequence ATGGCTCATCAAACCGACAGAACCCGAGCCAAATGCCTTTGCATTGATATCGAAACCGCCCGTCAGGATAGCTTGAAGTTGCGGGAAATAGGCGCCTATCGCCCGGACACCGATGTGCGCCTGCGCGTATCCGGCAAGGCGCCTGACTTGGTTAAAAAGCTGGATCAAATCAGCGAAGGCGCGGCGTTTGTGTTGGGGCATAACGTGATTGCCTTCGACCAGCCGGCTCTATCGGCACTGCATCCCGATTTGGCGCTGCATCGCTTGCCTTTGGTCGATACGCTGGAACTGTCGCCGGTGGCCTTTCCGCAAAATCCTTATCACCGCTTGGTGAAAGACTACAAACTCTGCACCACCACCCGCAACGATCCGGTCCGCGACGCGGAACTGGCTTACGAATTGTTTCTGGATCAGGCCGATGCGTTGCGGCAGCGGGTGGCGGAACATCCTGACGAAGCGCTGTGCCTGCATTTTTTATTGGCGCCGGAGAACGGTAAGGGTGTGGCGAATTTCTTTGCCACCTTGCGCGCCGCGTTGCGGCCTTCCTTGAGCGATGCACAAGCGGCCTGGCAGCGAGCCACCGGCGGCAAGGTGTGCCGCGCCGGACAGCAGCTGGTCGTCAACGACTTTTTGCCCGAGCCGGCTTGGCATAAGTCTCTGGCTTATGTGTTGGCTTGGCTGCGGGTGGCGGGCGGCAATTCGGTGCTGCCGCCCTGGGTGAGTTTGTCCTTCCCGAAAACCCGCGAGTTGATCGCGACCTTGCGCGATGTGCCTTGCGGCGATGCCGAGTGTGAGTGGTGCCGGGAGCAGCATGATCTGTCGCAATTGTTGCCGCGCTATTTTCCGGGCATCACGCAGTTCCGGCCGACGCCAACTAGCGAGGATGGTGGGTCCTTGCAACAAGCCATCGTCGAACATGGCTTTGCCGGCACGCCGACGCTGGCGATTCTGCCGACCGGCGGCGGCAAATCCTTGTGTTATCAATTGCCGGCCTTGGCGCGCTTTTACCGCAACGGCAGCCTGACGGTGATCATCTCGCCGCTGCAATCCTTGATGAAGGATCAGGTCGACAATCTGGAAGCGCGCGGCATTACCTGCGCCGGTTACATCAATAGTTTGCTGAATCCTATGGAACGACAACTGATGCTGGATAAGTTGCGGCTGGGCGATTTGGGTTTGATCTTTGTCGCGCCGGAACAATTTAGAAGCAGCGCCTTCGGCAAGGCCTTGATGCACAGGGAAGTCGGCGCCTGGGTGTTCGACGAGGCGCACTGTTTATCCAAATGGGGACACGATTTTCGCCCGGATTATTTGTACGTGTCGCGTTTTATAAAAACCCGGCAAAAGGACAAGCCGTCGCCGGTATTTTGTTTTACCGCCACCGCCAAACCGGACGTGGTGCAAGACATTGTCGAGCATTTTCGCAAGCGCTTGGGTATTAGGCTGGCGTGTTTGACTGGCGGCGTCAGCCGGGAAAACCTGCTATACGAAGTGCATGCGGTGCCTGCCCAAGCCAAATACCCGGAAGTGCTACGCTTGCTGGAGCAAAGCTTGCGCGACGAGGGCGGTGCCATCGTGTTCTGCGCGCGACAGAAGACAGTGGAGGAAATGGCGGAATTTTTGAAACAGGCCGGCCTGGATTGCGGTTATTTCCACGGCGGCATGCAGCCCGAGCAAAAACGGCAGGTGCAGGAAGCCTTTATCGCCGGCGAGCTGCGGGTGATCGCCGCCACCAATGCCTTCGGCATGGGCGTGGATAAGGCCGATGTGCGTTTGGTGATTCATTTGGACACGCCAGGCTCATTGGAAAATTATCTACAGGAAGCCGGGCGGGCCGGTCGCGATCAAGACCCGGCGCGTTGCGTGTTGCTGTATGACGATACCGATCTGGATGTGCAGTTTCGTTTACTGCGTAATTCCAGGCTGACGCAACACGATATTTCCGCGATTTTAAAAGCCTTGCGCAGCATCGAGCGCAAAGACCGCAGCGAAGGTTCGGTGGTGGTCACCAGCGGCGAAATCTTGCTGGAAATACCGGACAAACACGGTATCGATCCCGATGCCGCCGATGCCGACACCAAGGTCCGCATCGCGGTGGCCTGGCTGGAAGAAGCCCGTCTGCTGGAGCGCCAGGAAAATCATACCCGCGTCTTTCCGGGCAGTTTGCAGGTGGCTAGTATCGATGAGGCCAGAGTCTTGCTGCAGAAAAAGCTGGAGCCGAATGCCGACATCGAGCCTTATATCGTGCTGCTGTCGCAGTTGTTTTATAGCGAAGACGACGAAGGCATCAGCACCGACGACCTGATGCTTGCTACCGGCCGCAATTCTCATGAAGTGCAGAGCATGTTGCGCGAGCTGGACCGCTTTAAACTGGTGTCCAACGATACCGAAATCGGCGTCACGCTGTACCGCGATCCCGACACGGTCGATAGGCTGGAGGACTTGCGCAAGCTGGAAGACGCGTTGATCGCCAGCTTGCGCGAGGAAGCGCCGGACGCGGATCGGGAGCAATGGCAGATTCTGAATGTGCGGCGGCTGTGCGATACCTTGCGCCGCGAGGCCGGCGTGGAGTTGACGCCGGACAAATTGACGCGTTTGATGAAATCGTTTGCCGAAGCCTTTGGCGATAATACCAGCCTGCGCGGTTTTTTTGCGTTACGCCCGGCCGGCCAGGACAATCGCTATCTGAAATTGCTGCGCAGCTGGCAGAAGATAGATGACATCCGCTGCAAGCGCATGCGGCTGGCTCAGGCCTTGCTGAATTACTTTCTGGTGCAACGCCAGGGCAATAATCTGCTGGTCACCTGCAAGCAAGGCGATTTGGAAGCAGCTTTGCGAGTCGATCTGACGTTACAGGATCTGGATGTACGCGATTGGAATGTGGCTTTGGCGGCGGCGTTGATTTATCTGGACAGCAACGAAGTATTGCATCTGGCCCGTGGCAAGGCCGTGTTCCGGGCGGCGATGAGCATTCAGCTGAATGCCGAAGCCCGGCGCCGGCAGTTTAAAAAATCAGATTACGCCGAGCTGGCCTTGCATTACAAGGACAAGATCATCCAGGTGCATGTGATGGCGGAATACGCGCGGCTGGCGCTAGGCAAGATTCAGGCGGCGATGGCGTTTATCGTCGATTACTTTGCCATGGATAGACACGAATTTGTACGCCGCTATTTTGCCGGCCGCCAGGATATTCTGGAAATGGCCACCACTGAGGCCGCGCATCGACGCATTCTCAGCGATCTGCAAAATCCGGAACAACAAGCCATCGTCGCCGCGCCGCCGGAAGGCAGTCAACTGGTGCTGGCCGGCCCCGGTTCCGGCAAGACCAGGGTCATCGTGCATCGGGTGGCCTGGTTACTGCGCGAATGCATGGTGTTGCCGGAAGACATCATGGTTTTGAGCTATAACCGTTCGGCGGCCGTCGAAATTCGTAAACGCTTGTGGGCCTTGATCGGCGCGGATGCCGTTGGTGTAACCGTGCAAACCCTGCACAGCCTGGCGATGCGCTTGACCGGCACCAGTTATGCTGTCGCCGCCGAGCATGGCGAGACAGTCGATTTTTCCGCCGTTATCAAAAACGCCACCACGCTCTTGAAACAAGCGGAGCAGGGCGACGACATCGGTCCGGGCATACAACGCGACCGCTTGCTGTCGGGCTTGCGCTATCTGCTGGTCGACGAATATCAGGACATCAACGCCGAGCATTACGAGTTGATTAGCGCGTTGGCCGGCAGGGCTATCAATAGCGAGGACGATAAATTGTCGCTGTTGGCGGTGGGCGACGACGATCAGAATATTTACGCGTTTGGCGGCGCGAACGTTCGCTTCATCAAACAGTTTACCGAGGACTATCAGGCCAGGACTTTTTACCTGATCGAAAACTACCGCTCCACGGCGCATATCATTCATTGCGCGAATCGGGTGATTGCGCCGGCGCGGGAGCGGATGAAAACCCAGCAGACCATCCAAATCAATTACGCCCGCCGAGATGCGGCGGATGGCGGCGAATTTGCCAAACTGGATAGTTTGACTCAAGGCCGGGTGCATATCCTGGAAACCCCGGCGCCGCTCTATGGTGAAGTCGAGCTGGCGCTGGCCGAATTGATTCGGTTGAACAGGCTGGCAAACGCAGGTCAAACCAGCCATTGGGGCCGTTTTGCGGTGATCGCCAGACATTGGGAAACGTTGGAACCAATGGCGGAATTGTGCCGGTTGCAAGGCATTCCGGTGCGCTTGATGCGCGACAAGTATCTATTGAATTTGTATAGCACGCGGGAAGGCTATGGCTTGCTGGCATTATTGAACAAGCAAGGGCGAAAGTCTCGCAAACCCCGGCTGTTGTTGCGCTGGGGGACGTTGTCGCGCTGGTTCAAACGCCGCTATCGTCAGAAGGTGGACGACCCGATCGAACATCCCTATCGAGCCATGCTGGCGCAATTCATCAGTGCCTCCGAATCGATCGCGCCAGGATGCCAGCAGGTGGTCAGCAATCTGGTCGAAGCGCTTTACGAATTCGATTCCGGTAGTCAGATCGGCGAAAACGATAGCCGGCATGCGCCGTTGTTGTTATTGACGGCGCATCGTGCCAAGGGCTTGGAATTCGATCATGTGCTGATTCTGGATGGCGGCGGCTGGCAGCAAACCCGCGACGAAGAGCGGCGGTTATTCTACGTGGCGATGACCCGGGCCCGCAAGACCCTGACTTTGTCTACCAGATCAGGTGGGCGGCATGCTTTCGTTCGCGATTGCGAAGCGCTTTGCGTTAAAACGCAGCCGCAAGCCACTCGCGAGTTTCAAGCGCTGGGCCAACGCACTTGGCTGGCCGATTTGGGGCAAGTCGTATTGTCATGGCCGGGATATTTCGCGCCGGATAAGGCTATTCACCGGGCGATTGCGCAGCTGGAGGTCGGCTGCGAATTGATCTTGCGTACCAGGAGCGACGGGCAAACCGGTTGGGAACTGGCGGACAAAAACGGTGTGGCGGTTACCCGAATGGCTTTGGCTTTTACGCCGCCGCCGGGCAATATCGTGGCGGTAAGGGTGGCGGCGATTGCGGTTTGGCACAGAAAGTCCGGCGATGACGAAAAACTGCGTTGCGAGCATTGGGAGGTGGTGTTGCCGGAAATTTCGTATATGCCGCGCTGA